In Vitis vinifera cultivar Pinot Noir 40024 chromosome 11, ASM3070453v1, a genomic segment contains:
- the LOC100233071 gene encoding starch synthase VI (The RefSeq protein has 4 substitutions compared to this genomic sequence) encodes MGTMSSVVEMKIDAFLSFNHLIKPKPSFTTTKLSSRFTFHDHNKKQTCKFKIRSQVGAEKQTASVDSRVKDIVWPSPDDEIVFWNKEFPHWDVSQQAPAEIEKDSDLMHIIHVTAEMAPIAKVGGLGDVVTGLARACLSRAHKVDIMLPFYECIEREQISELELITTYESYYDGNWVPTNAYRGVVSGIPVIFIQPSNYFFKGQYVYGGSYKELEAYLYFSRACLEWMQVTGTQPDIIHIHEWQTGSLPLLYWDMYHYLSLKKPRIVLTIHNMEHYGECRKEELSKCGLDGSIYATLDKAVDDRTIGHNPERLSLLKGGIVYSNVVITVSPTYLKETLCSGWLASALILNRDKYYGVLNGIDTAMWNPATDVFLPSKFNARNTEGKKICKYYVQRGLGLILKGTSASKLINEMENKVPLIVCISRLVAQKGLHLITHAIKQVEERGGQIIVLGKASDGRVQTEFEGLANLHNQGPSIRILLTYSEELSHMLYAAADMVLVPSIYEPCGLAQMIGMRYGAIPIVRKTGGLADTVFDMDDQLHRETANGFVFEGIDEGSLNWALDRAFSFYREKPEEWNTTIQKVMEIDNSWNNTAGKYIDIYNSVRVRC; translated from the exons ATGGGAACGATGTCTAGCGTTGTTGAGATGAAAATAGATGCATTTCTCAGCTTCAACCATTTGCTAAAACCCAAACCCTCGTTCACAACCACGAAGCTATCTTCCAGATTCACTTTCCATGATCATAATAAGAAGCAGACATGCAAATTCAAAATTCGATCTCAg GTTGGAGCTGAGAAACAAACAGCTTCAGTTGATTCTAGGGTCAAGGACATTGTTTGGCCGTCGCCTGATGATGAAATTGTTTTCTGGAACAAGGAATTCCCTCATTGGGATGTGAGCCAACAAGCTCCCGCTGAAATTGAGAAGGATTCTGATCTTATGCACATAATTCATGTCACAGCTGAAATGGCTCCCATAGCCAAAGTTGGGGGCCTTGGTGATGTTGTAACTGGACTGGCACGAGCATGTCTATCGCGCGCCCATAAGGTGGATATAATGCTGCCTTTCTATGAGTGCATCCAGAGGGAGCAGATCAGTGAATTGGAGTTAATCACCACATATGAATCATATTATGATGGAAATTGGGTCCCTACCAATGCATATCGAGGAGTGGTTTCGGGAATTCCTGTGATTTTTATTCAACCATCCAACTACTTCTTCAAGGGGCAATATGTATATGGCGGTTCATACAATGAACTGGAGGCTTATCTGTATTTTAGCCGTGCTTGCCTTGAATGGATGCAG GTGACTGGGACGCAGCCTGATATCATTCATATCCATGAATGGCAGACAGGTTCTTTACCCCTGCTTTACTGGGATATGTACCACTATCTCTCACTTAAG AAACCACGAATAGTATTGACAATCCACAATATGGAGCATTATGGGGAGTGCCG CAAAGAAGAATTGAGCAAGTGTGGTCTTGACGGATCCATATATGCAACTCTTGACAAG GCTGTTGACGACCGAACTATAGGACACAACCCTGAGAGGCTGAGCTTGTTGAAAGGTGGAATCGTGTACAGTAATGTTGTCAT TACAGTTTCTCCAACATATCTCAAGGAAACACTATGCTCTGGATGGCTTGCAAGCACTTTGATATTAAATCGTGACAA GTACTATGGTGTTTTAAATGGAATAGATACTGCAATGTGGAACCCTGCTACAGATGTTTTCTTGCCATCTAAGTTCAATG CTCGAAATACAGAGGGGAAGAAAATATGCAAATATTATGTTCAAAGAGGGCttggtttaattttaaaaggCACTTCAGCTAGTAAACTTATCAATGAGATGGAAAACAAGGTACCCTTGATCGTTTGCATTAGTCGATTGGTTGCTCAAAAGGGTCTTCATTTGATTACTCATGCGATTAAGCAAGTTGAAGAACGT GGTGGGCAGATAATTGTTCTGGGAAAAGCTTCTGATGGTCGGGTTCAAACAGAGTTTGAAGGTCTTGCAAATTTG CATAACCAAGGGCCCAGCATCCGGATCCTTTTGACATATAG TGAGGAGCTGTCCCACATGCTCTATGCTGCAGCTGACATGGTGTTGGTTCCTTCCATTTATGAGCCATGTGGACTTGCCCAGATGATTGGAATGCGTTATGGAGCG ATCCCAATAGTTAGGAAGACTGGTGGTCTTGCTGACACTGTTTTTGACATGGATGATCAGTTGCACCGTGAAACGGCCAATGG ttttgtttttgaaGGAATTGATGAAGGATCTCTGAATTGGGCTCTGGACCGTGCATTTTCTTTCTATAGGGAGA AACCTGAAGAATGGAATACAACCATACAGAAGGTTATGGAAATTGACAATAGCTGGAATAACACGGCAGGGAAATACATTGACATCTACAACTCAGTAAGAGTGAgatgttaa
- the LOC100233071 gene encoding starch synthase VI isoform X2, whose translation MGTMSSVVEMKIDAFLSFNHLLKPKPSFTTTKLSSRFTFHDHNKKQTCKFKIRSQVGAEKQTASVDSRVKDIVWPSPDDEIVFWNKEFPHWDVSQQAPAEIEKDSDLMHIIHVTAEMAPIAKVGGLGDVVTGLARACLSRAHKVDIMLPFYECIQREQISELELITTYESYYDGNWVPTNAYRGVVSGIPVIFIQPSNYFFKGQYVYGGSYNELEAYLYFSRACLEWMQVTGTQPDIIHIHEWQTGSLPLLYWDMYHYLSLKKPRIVLTIHNMEHYGECRKEELSKCGLDGSIYATLDKAVDDRTIGHNPERLSLLKGGIVYSNVVITVSPTYLKETLCSGWLASTLILNRDKYYGVLNGIDTAMWNPATDVFLPSKFNARNTEGKKICKYYVQRGLGLILKGTSASKLINEMENKVPLIVCISRLVAQKGLHLITHAIKQVEERGGQIIVLGKASDGRVQTEFEGLANLHNQGPSIRILLTYSEELSHMLYAAADMVLVPSIYEPCGLAQMIGMRYGAIPIVRKTGGLADTVFDMDDQLHRETANGT comes from the exons ATGGGAACGATGTCTAGCGTTGTTGAGATGAAAATAGATGCATTTCTCAGCTTCAACCATTTGCTAAAACCCAAACCCTCGTTCACAACCACGAAGCTATCTTCCAGATTCACTTTCCATGATCATAATAAGAAGCAGACATGCAAATTCAAAATTCGATCTCAg GTTGGAGCTGAGAAACAAACAGCTTCAGTTGATTCTAGGGTCAAGGACATTGTTTGGCCGTCGCCTGATGATGAAATTGTTTTCTGGAACAAGGAATTCCCTCATTGGGATGTGAGCCAACAAGCTCCCGCTGAAATTGAGAAGGATTCTGATCTTATGCACATAATTCATGTCACAGCTGAAATGGCTCCCATAGCCAAAGTTGGGGGCCTTGGTGATGTTGTAACTGGACTGGCACGAGCATGTCTATCGCGCGCCCATAAGGTGGATATAATGCTGCCTTTCTATGAGTGCATCCAGAGGGAGCAGATCAGTGAATTGGAGTTAATCACCACATATGAATCATATTATGATGGAAATTGGGTCCCTACCAATGCATATCGAGGAGTGGTTTCGGGAATTCCTGTGATTTTTATTCAACCATCCAACTACTTCTTCAAGGGGCAATATGTATATGGCGGTTCATACAATGAACTGGAGGCTTATCTGTATTTTAGCCGTGCTTGCCTTGAATGGATGCAG GTGACTGGGACGCAGCCTGATATCATTCATATCCATGAATGGCAGACAGGTTCTTTACCCCTGCTTTACTGGGATATGTACCACTATCTCTCACTTAAG AAACCACGAATAGTATTGACAATCCACAATATGGAGCATTATGGGGAGTGCCG CAAAGAAGAATTGAGCAAGTGTGGTCTTGACGGATCCATATATGCAACTCTTGACAAG GCTGTTGACGACCGAACTATAGGACACAACCCTGAGAGGCTGAGCTTGTTGAAAGGTGGAATCGTGTACAGTAATGTTGTCAT TACAGTTTCTCCAACATATCTCAAGGAAACACTATGCTCTGGATGGCTTGCAAGCACTTTGATATTAAATCGTGACAA GTACTATGGTGTTTTAAATGGAATAGATACTGCAATGTGGAACCCTGCTACAGATGTTTTCTTGCCATCTAAGTTCAATG CTCGAAATACAGAGGGGAAGAAAATATGCAAATATTATGTTCAAAGAGGGCttggtttaattttaaaaggCACTTCAGCTAGTAAACTTATCAATGAGATGGAAAACAAGGTACCCTTGATCGTTTGCATTAGTCGATTGGTTGCTCAAAAGGGTCTTCATTTGATTACTCATGCGATTAAGCAAGTTGAAGAACGT GGTGGGCAGATAATTGTTCTGGGAAAAGCTTCTGATGGTCGGGTTCAAACAGAGTTTGAAGGTCTTGCAAATTTG CATAACCAAGGGCCCAGCATCCGGATCCTTTTGACATATAG TGAGGAGCTGTCCCACATGCTCTATGCTGCAGCTGACATGGTGTTGGTTCCTTCCATTTATGAGCCATGTGGACTTGCCCAGATGATTGGAATGCGTTATGGAGCG ATCCCAATAGTTAGGAAGACTGGTGGTCTTGCTGACACTGTTTTTGACATGGATGATCAGTTGCACCGTGAAACGGCCAATGG AACCTGA
- the LOC100233071 gene encoding starch synthase VI isoform X1, which yields MIIIRSRHANSKFDLRFQVGAEKQTASVDSRVKDIVWPSPDDEIVFWNKEFPHWDVSQQAPAEIEKDSDLMHIIHVTAEMAPIAKVGGLGDVVTGLARACLSRAHKVDIMLPFYECIQREQISELELITTYESYYDGNWVPTNAYRGVVSGIPVIFIQPSNYFFKGQYVYGGSYNELEAYLYFSRACLEWMQVTGTQPDIIHIHEWQTGSLPLLYWDMYHYLSLKKPRIVLTIHNMEHYGECRKEELSKCGLDGSIYATLDKAVDDRTIGHNPERLSLLKGGIVYSNVVITVSPTYLKETLCSGWLASTLILNRDKYYGVLNGIDTAMWNPATDVFLPSKFNARNTEGKKICKYYVQRGLGLILKGTSASKLINEMENKVPLIVCISRLVAQKGLHLITHAIKQVEERGGQIIVLGKASDGRVQTEFEGLANLHNQGPSIRILLTYSEELSHMLYAAADMVLVPSIYEPCGLAQMIGMRYGAIPIVRKTGGLADTVFDMDDQLHRETANGFVFEGIDEGSLNWALDRAFSFYREKPEEWNTTIQKVMEIDNSWNNTAGKYIDIYNSVRVRC from the exons ATGATCATAATAAGAAGCAGACATGCAAATTCAAAATTCGATCTCAg GTTTCAGGTTGGAGCTGAGAAACAAACAGCTTCAGTTGATTCTAGGGTCAAGGACATTGTTTGGCCGTCGCCTGATGATGAAATTGTTTTCTGGAACAAGGAATTCCCTCATTGGGATGTGAGCCAACAAGCTCCCGCTGAAATTGAGAAGGATTCTGATCTTATGCACATAATTCATGTCACAGCTGAAATGGCTCCCATAGCCAAAGTTGGGGGCCTTGGTGATGTTGTAACTGGACTGGCACGAGCATGTCTATCGCGCGCCCATAAGGTGGATATAATGCTGCCTTTCTATGAGTGCATCCAGAGGGAGCAGATCAGTGAATTGGAGTTAATCACCACATATGAATCATATTATGATGGAAATTGGGTCCCTACCAATGCATATCGAGGAGTGGTTTCGGGAATTCCTGTGATTTTTATTCAACCATCCAACTACTTCTTCAAGGGGCAATATGTATATGGCGGTTCATACAATGAACTGGAGGCTTATCTGTATTTTAGCCGTGCTTGCCTTGAATGGATGCAG GTGACTGGGACGCAGCCTGATATCATTCATATCCATGAATGGCAGACAGGTTCTTTACCCCTGCTTTACTGGGATATGTACCACTATCTCTCACTTAAG AAACCACGAATAGTATTGACAATCCACAATATGGAGCATTATGGGGAGTGCCG CAAAGAAGAATTGAGCAAGTGTGGTCTTGACGGATCCATATATGCAACTCTTGACAAG GCTGTTGACGACCGAACTATAGGACACAACCCTGAGAGGCTGAGCTTGTTGAAAGGTGGAATCGTGTACAGTAATGTTGTCAT TACAGTTTCTCCAACATATCTCAAGGAAACACTATGCTCTGGATGGCTTGCAAGCACTTTGATATTAAATCGTGACAA GTACTATGGTGTTTTAAATGGAATAGATACTGCAATGTGGAACCCTGCTACAGATGTTTTCTTGCCATCTAAGTTCAATG CTCGAAATACAGAGGGGAAGAAAATATGCAAATATTATGTTCAAAGAGGGCttggtttaattttaaaaggCACTTCAGCTAGTAAACTTATCAATGAGATGGAAAACAAGGTACCCTTGATCGTTTGCATTAGTCGATTGGTTGCTCAAAAGGGTCTTCATTTGATTACTCATGCGATTAAGCAAGTTGAAGAACGT GGTGGGCAGATAATTGTTCTGGGAAAAGCTTCTGATGGTCGGGTTCAAACAGAGTTTGAAGGTCTTGCAAATTTG CATAACCAAGGGCCCAGCATCCGGATCCTTTTGACATATAG TGAGGAGCTGTCCCACATGCTCTATGCTGCAGCTGACATGGTGTTGGTTCCTTCCATTTATGAGCCATGTGGACTTGCCCAGATGATTGGAATGCGTTATGGAGCG ATCCCAATAGTTAGGAAGACTGGTGGTCTTGCTGACACTGTTTTTGACATGGATGATCAGTTGCACCGTGAAACGGCCAATGG ttttgtttttgaaGGAATTGATGAAGGATCTCTGAATTGGGCTCTGGACCGTGCATTTTCTTTCTATAGGGAGA AACCTGAAGAATGGAATACAACCATACAGAAGGTTATGGAAATTGACAATAGCTGGAATAACACGGCAGGGAAATACATTGACATCTACAACTCAGTAAGAGTGAgatgttaa